TCTTCACAAACAGAAAGTGTCCCCTATCGGGGACGCTTTCTCATAATTTCTGTCAGGCGGTCAGGGTCTCCTATACGGTGAAGTTGAAACGACACCACCGAAAGGAGACCTGCCCCCATGTTACCCCTACTGCTGCTCTTCCTGGGATTGCCTGCCCATCAAACCCGCTTCTTCGCTCACCTCATTCCCCTCTGGCAAGCCATACCAGGTCGGGTCAACGCCAGGAACTTCAGCCGCTATAGCGAGTGGGATGAACGCACCTTCCGTCGATGGATGCACAAGACGCTGCCCTGGGGTGAACTGCACTGGGGACTGGTGCGACTCCTGATTCGCTGGGGGGTCCTCGGTTCACGCTTCATCCTGGCCATCGACGCCAGTTTCATTCCCAAGTCAGGCAAGAACACCGAAGGGCTCGGGGCATTCTGGAACGGCTCACAGAGCCGTTCCGAGACCGGACTGGAGTTGTCCTGCCTGGCCCTGATCAGCCTCACCGGACAGCATGCCTTCCCGCTGGACATCCGCCAGACCCGGCCCAAACAGGACCGGGCGGATCGCCTCGAACAGTATCTGGAGCAACTGAAAGACGTCTTCAGCCAGCGACGCACTTGGCTGTCCGGTCATCTGCGCGCGGTGGTTGCCGACGGTCAGTACGCCAAGAAGATGTTCATGGACGCCGTCCATGCCGAAAAGATTGCCTTCGTCACCAAGCTCCAGTCGAATGCCAATCTGCTCTACCCGTTTACGGGCGAGCATCCCACACGCCGGGGTGCCCGGCGGAAGTGGGGTGGCAAGGTCGATTTCAAAGACTGGAGCGGGTGGCAGAGCGTCCCGGGTGACGCTCAGGAGCGGGTGTGGACGCGGGTGGTGTGGGCGCCGCACTTCGACCGCTTTCTGCGGGTGGTGGTGATCGAGCGTCTGGACCGGAAGGGTCAGGTGAAGGCCCATGTGGTCCTGTGCAGCACGGATACGACCATGCCGGCGCAGGAGATCCGGGCGCTGTACAGCGCCCGGTTCCAACTGGAGTTCGTCTTCCGTGATGCCAAGCAGTTCGCGGGGCTGACGACCTGCCAACTGCGGTCGACGACGGGGCTGGAGAATCACTGGAACGCCGCGTGTTTCGCGTTGTCGCTGGGTCGTGCGGAGCAACTGCTGGAGCGGTCTGCCCGTACGGGCAGACCGGCGGGCGTGGTGCCGTTTTCGTACGAGGATGTGAAGCGCCGCGCGTATAACAGGCTGTTTGCCTCGCGAATTATGGCCAATCTGGGTCTTTCACGGCGATTCGCTGAATTGGAGGAACATCCGTCCAGGCCGCTGGATCTCGGCGTCAAAGCTGCTTGAACCTGTCCGCACCATTGGTCATGCGGAATTCGTCTGACCGCCTGTGGTCGGCCTGCCAGAGCAGCCCATGCGCAGCAGGCGAGGTGTGACCCCGTATTATGCTATTTACATATTTGATCTCGTGGGGTAGGGTGAAAAGTGAAAACCTTACTCTTCCATCTCCCTTCCGAGGTTCCCCATGATCGTCGAGACGAAACTGATCGGCCGCCGCACTCCCTTCGAACGCCGCCCCATCGACCTCCCGGACGGCCCGCACACCCTGGCGGGCCTCCTCACGCACCTCGTCGAGCATGAGGTCGCGGCGTACCGGGAACGCCAGGACAGCGTGGGCGTGCTGCGCGTCCTCACCGAACGCGAGTTGCAGGACGCCGCCCAGACCGGCCGTGTCACGGTCGCCCCGCAGGAACGCGGCGGCGACGTGCACACGCCCGACGCGGTCCGCACTGCGCTGACCGCCTTCCGGGACGGCCTGTACTACGTGTTCATCGACGAGCAGCAGGTCACGGAACTCGACGACCCCGTCACCATCCGCCCCGACAGTACCCTGCTGATCGTGCGCCTGACCGCGCTGGCGGGCGGATGAGCGGGGACGTGCAGGACCTGCTGCGCGCCAGTCAGCAGCCCTGGAAGGCGGCGTTCGAGGCGCGGCTGGCTTCCCTGCCCACGGAACTGGCCGGGCCGCTCGGCGCACTCCACCGGGGAAGCAGCGACCCGCAGGTCCGCGAGGGCCAGCAGCAGGCCGTCACGGACCTCCTGCACACCAGCACGCCAGAAGTCCGGCAGCTCATCGCGGCCGCGTTCTTCCCGCAGTTCCCGGAGCTGGCGGCCCGCACGCTGGAGGCCCTGCTCACCCGCCACCCGTACCCGCAGGGGTACGCCCGCCGCGCCTTCCGCGCCCCCGGTCACCGGCTGGCCGCCGCGCACGCGCAGGCGTGGCTGTGGCAGACCTGGCACGCCACCCGCGAGTACCCGCAGCCTATCGGGTGGTTCGCGGTGCACGCGGGCCTGCTGAACGCCTGGCAGGCGCACGGCCTGGGCCTGCTGCTCGGGCAGGCGATCAGCGACGGCAACGAGGAAGTGTACGGCGTGCTGCGCGACACGGCGGGCACGCAGCACCCGGTGGCGCGCATGGGCCGCCACGTGCCCGGCGCCCTGCTGAGCAGCACCCGCGAGGACGCCTGGACGCTCGCCGAGGGCCTGCTGCTCGCCGCGCAGCGCCAGGAGGGCCTGCGTCAGGTGATCCTCGAGACGGTGGACGAGGCCAGCCCGGACGCCTTCACCCGCCTGCTGCGCCTGATCCTGAAAGAGGACCTGCTGCGCTTCGCCGCGACCCTGCGCGCCGCGTGCGTGTGGTTCGGCCTGAACTACGACGTGACCGACCTGAAAACGGTACGCGCCCACCTCACGCAGGCGCTCGCCTTCCTGGGCGACCCGGCTGCCGCCCGCGCCACTGTGACGACCGGGGCGGGCGTGGACACGTACCTCGCGCTGTTCACGCTCGCCATGCGCGACGCCGTGCACGCCGCCGACCTCGCCCGCCCGCTGCTGGGGGACGCCGACGCCGCCCGCCGCATGGCCGCCGCGCAGTACCTGACGGCCGCCGAACTCCTCACGGACGACGACCGCCGGACCCTTCTGCGCGACCCGGACCTGCGCCTCGCCGCGCTGGCGGGCAGCGCCGTGAACCGCTGGGCGGGCAGCGACCTCTTCACCTTCGAGGCATTTGAAACCTACGCCCAGCGCCTGCCGGAATCGGCGCGGCACGACCCGCTCCTGTTCCCGTGGCTGGGGCAGATTCCGGCCCGCGACTCCGCCCTGGACGCCCTGCCCACCCTGCGCGGCGGGCGGCCCTTCACGGTCCTCGCCCCGCACCTGAACGGCATGAGCGTGTACGGCAAGACGGCCGTGCTGCGCGCCCTGGGCGAACAGGCGAAGGCGGCGCCGCTGGACGCCCCGACCCGCGCCCTGCTGCTGACCCTGCTTCAGGACCGCAACAGCAGCGTCTCGCAGGAAGCCGTGACCGTCATGGCGCACTTCACGCCCGAGCCCGCCGAGATCGGCGCCGTGCACACCCTGCTGAAACGCAGGAGCGCCGACCTGAGGCGCGGCCTGATCCGCCTGCTCGCCAGCGACCCCGCCCAGGCGCAGGCCAGCGCCCACACCCTGCTCGGCGGGAACACCGACCAGCGGCAGGCGGCCCTGCAACTCCTGATCGAGACGGGCGGCACCCTGCCCGGCGACTTCCGCCCGAAGAACGTCACCGAGCAGACCCTGCTCGCGCGCCTGACGGACCCCGGCTCGCAGGTCAGCCTGCACGACGGGCTGGGCCTGTTCGACCCGTCCCGCCTGACCCGCCCCGCGCCCCTGCACGCGCGCACGCGGGACTACCCGGCGGAATTGCAGCGCGGCGCGGCCCTGCTGCGCAGCCTGGACGCCCTGATCGTCCAGCACCGCGAGACGCCCCTGGTGGGCGTCGGCTGGGACGGCCGCGAGACCGTGCTGCTCGGCAACGTCAGCCCCTGGTACCTGCGGCCCGGCCGGGACGGGCAACCCATGCCGCTCGATGACCTGTGGCAGGCGTGGTGGAACGCCCGCCCGGACGCGCAGGACGGCGACCTGACCCGCATGCGCTGGACGCTGGCGCACTTCGTCGCCCGCAACGACACCACCGAAAGCGAACTGCAGAGCGAACTGGACGGCGCGGAACTGGGTCCTGCCACGCAGGTCGCGGCCGACATCTCCGACGCGGACGGCAGTGGAGCTGATGCCGATAGTTCCGATGCCCCCACTGCAACGCAGGTATTCCAGGACTTCCAGCGTATCTTCCGCCTCACGCTCGGGCCTCTTGTCGCCATGCGGCTGGAGCACCCGGACATCGCACGCGTGATCGTGGACGCCCTGCACGATCAGCACGCCACGCACACCGACACCGAGATGGCGCTGGACGCCTGGGAGACGGCCCTGAGTCACGTGCCGCTTGACCTCGAGTTGTGGGTCGATCCCAGATATTCCTGGCGCAGGGACGACCCCCGCGACCTGCTCGACCCGCTGCGCCCGCGTGGTGCCTGGGTCAGCTGGACGGCGGAGCACGTGCAGCGCCTGTGGAACGTGACCCTGCACCTGGGGCAGGCGTTCCCGGAGCTGCCGCGTCAACGGCCGGACACCGCGCTGCTGCTGCGCGCATACGAGCACGGCTGGGCGAACCGCGACGACCTGCTCGACCAGCTGATCGGAGCACGCCCGGAACGCGCAGGGTATTCCTCCGGCAGCGACTTCCGTGACCTGGGCGCCTACACGCGCCGGACCGTCCGGGCGGACCTGCCCACCCACCCGGACTGGCTGAGCGCCGTGAACGCCGTGCGCGAGAGGGTGCTGGAGGTGGAACTGGCGCGCGGGGATCTGGAGACGCCGGCCACGCGGCCCGCGCTGGCCCTGCAGGGCGCGCACGGTGCGGACCTGCCGCTGCGTCTGCTGGCCGCCCTGGGCAAGAATTCCCTGAAGCGCGGCTACCAGGGCCGCAACGAGAGCCGCGACGTGACGTTCAGTCACCTGATCCGCGTGTCGTTCCCGCTGCCGGGCGACACGCCCGCCGGGTTCCGCGCGCAGGCGCAGGCGCTGAAACTGACGGACGCGCGTCTGCTGGACCTCGCGATGTTCGCGCCGCAGTGGGCGCCGCTGGTGTCCGGCGCACTCGGCTGGCGGGGGTTGCAGGACGGCGTGTACTGGCTGCACGCGCACACCCGCGACAGCAACTGGAGCGTCCCGCAGGACGTCCGTGACGCGTGGGAGGCCGAGATCACCGAACGCACGCCCCTGAGCGCGGCCGACCTGACCGAGGGCGCCGTGGACGTCGAGTGGTTCCGGCGGACCCACGGGGCGCTGGGCGCGCAGCGGTTCGCGGCGTTGCTGGACGCCGCGAAGTACGCCAGCAGCAGCGGCGGGCACAAGCGGGCCGAAACGTTCGCCCGCGCGGTCCTCGGCGAGCTGGACGAAACGGAACTGCGCGCCCGTATTCACGACAGGCGCAACCAGGACGCCGTGCGCGCCCTGGGCCTGCTGCCCCTGCCACGCACGAAGGGGGCGGCGCGGGCGAAGGCGTCGGCGGCCCGTCACGTGACGGAACGCTACCGCGTGATCAGCGAGTTCCGGCGCGGCGCGCGGCAGTTCGGCGCTCAGCGGCAGGCCAGCGAGCGCCGCGCGGCCGACATCGGCCTGCACAACCTCGCCCGCACCGCCGGGTACACGGACCCGCAGCGGCTCGTGTGGGCCATGGAGGCCCGCACCGCGCCCGACTGGACGCAGACCGTCACCGTGGACGGCGTGACGCTCGGCATCGCCCTGACGGACGCCGGGGAGGCCAGCCTGACTGTCCGGCGCGACGAGAAGACCCTCAAAACCCTGCCGCCCGCCCTGAAGAAGGTGCCGGAGGTGATCGCCCTCCGGGAGAGCGTCACCGAGCTGAATGCCACGCGTCTGCGCATGCGCGCCGCGCTGGAGGACGCCATGATCCGCGGCGACCACCTGCAACCGCAGGAACTGAGTGACCTGGCCGCGCACCCCGTCATCGCGCCCATGCTGCGCAGCCTCGTGTGGGTCATGAACGAGGAGCACGCCGGGTGGTGGCAGGGCGACACCCTGGGCACGCCCGGCGGCCCCCGGGTGATCGGCGAGCACGCCCTGCGGCTCGCGCACCCGCACGACCTGTTCACGCTCGGGCAGTGGCCAGCCTTCCAGGCGCAGGTCATGGAACGCAGCGTCACGCAGCCGTTCAGGCAGGTGTTCCGCGAGTACTACCCGCCCACCCCGGCCGAGGCGGACGCGAAACGCAGCACCCGCTTCGACGGGCATCACGTGCAGCCCGGCAAGGCCGCCGCCCTCCTGAAAACACGCGGCTGGGTGCCGGTGCCCGAGGAAGGCGTCCGCAAGACCTGGCACGCCGAGGGCCTCAACGTGTGGATCGACACCAGCCTCGGCTACGGCACCCCGAACGAGGTCGAGGGCACCCCGCTGAACGCCGCGTACTTCCTGCCGCACGGCGCGACCGAACCCCTGACGCTCTCACAGGTGCCGCCCCGCGTGTTCAGCGAGACCATGCGCGACCTCGACCTCGTCGTGTCCGTCGCGCATGTGGGTGGCGTGGACCCGGAAGCCACGCAGAGCACCACCGAGATGCGCGCCGCCCTGCTGCGCGAGACGCTGCGCCTCCTGCAACTCGGCAACGTCCGCCTGGAGAACGACCACGCTCTGATCGACGGGCATCACGCGCGCTACACCGTGCACCTCGGCAGCGGCACCGTGCACCGCCAGCCCGGCGGATCCCTGTGCATCATTCCCGTGCACAACGCGCACCAGGGCCGGGTGTTCCTGCCGTTCGCGGACCCCGACCCGCGCACCGCCGAGGTCGTCAGCAAGGTCCTGCTGCTCGCCGAGGACCGCAGGATCCAGGACCCCACCATCCTCGAACAGCTGCGCTGACCGGCCGGGCGGGGCGGGGGACCGGGTCAGGGCGTGGTGCTTCAGCCCGGCACAGGCCAGCCCTGGACCGACACGCCGCCGAAGACAGCGCGTTGCAGGCCGGGCGAGAAGAAGTCGGGGCCGGGCGAACTGACCCGGTCCAGCGTGCCCAGGTGCTCTGGCGTGAGCTGCACCTCCAGCGAGGCGAGGTTCGCCGCGAGCTGCGCGGGTGTGCTGGCCCCGATCAGGGTGGATGTCACGCCCGGTTGCGCCGCCGCCCACGCGAGGGCCACCTGCGCGGGCGTGTGGCCGGTCTGCGCGGCGACTTCCCGCAGGGTGTCCAGGATCGCCCAGTTGCGGTCCGTGAATTTCGTGAACGGACCCTGGAACGGGTTGCTGCCGCTCAGGCGTCCCTGGCTGGCCGTGTCGGCGCGGGTGTACTTGCCGGTCAGGAACCCGCCGGCCAGCGGACTCCAGGGCACGAGGCCCATGCCGCTGTCGGCGGCGGCGGGACGATGCTCGGCTTCCAGTTGCCGGGCCACCAGTGAGTACTCCAGCTGACTGGCGACCGGTCCCGGCACGTGGTGCGCCTGCGCCAGCGTGGCCATCTTCGTGGCGTACCACGCGGGGATGTCCGACAGGCCGAAATAACGGATCTGCCCCGAGCGCACCAGATCACCCATGGTCTGCAAAACCTCTTCTGCGGGCGTGACCATGTCGTACACGTGCAGCCAGTACAGGTCGACGTAGTCGGTCCCGAGGCGCCGCAGAGACGCATTGAGGGCGGCGTGGATGTGCTTGCGGCCGTTCCCGCCAGCGTGCGGGTTGCCGGGCTGGACGTTGAAGCCGGACTTGGTCGCCAGGACCACCTGATCGCGGACGCCGCGCTCGGCGATGAAGCGGCCCACGAGTTCCTCGCTGCGCCCGCCGGAGTACACGTCGGCCGTGTCGATGAAGTTCCCGCCGCCCTGCAGGTAGGTGTCGAACACCTGCCCGGACACGTCGTCCGGGGAACCCCAGGCGGCGTTCCCGAAGGTCATGGTGCCCAGCGCCAGCGGGCTGACGATCAGGCCGGAGCGGCCCAGCGTGCGCCCGTCGCTCAGCTTCACGCGTGTGGTGGGGGTGCGCATCAGAAGCGCAGCCGGGTGTGGCTGATGCCGCCGTCCACGTCCAGAACGCTGCCGTGAATGAAGGCCGCCTCGTCCGTGAGCAGGAAGCGCACGGCGTGGGCGACATCGACCGGGCGCACGGGCCGGGCGGCGACCGTGGCGGCCGTCATGGCGTCCAGGACCGCGCCGTGCGCGGCGTTGCCGGGGGTCAGGGTGACGCCGGGCGCGACCGTGTTCACGCGCACGCCGCGCGGCCCGTACTCGGCGGCCCAGTTGCGCCCGAGCTGTTCGGCGGCTGCTTTCGAGGCGGTGTACAGCGCGCCGCTGGCCGTGCCGGTTCGGGCCATCCACGACCCGATGTTGACGATGTGGCCACTGCCGCGCGCGGCCATGCCCGGCGCGATGGCCGCCACCAGCACGTGCGGGGCGCGGATGTTGACGTTCAGGATCGCTTCGAGGTCGTCGTCGGTCAGGTCCTCGGTGGCGGTGACGGGGTACACGCCGGCATTGTTGACCAGGATGTCCACCTGCCCGCCGAGGGCGTCGGTGGCGTGGCGCGCGAAGGTGCGCACGTCGTCGGGCGTGCCGGACAGGTCGGCGGTGACGGCGGTCGCCTGCCCGCCAGCCCGCAGGATGCTGTCGGCGACGTGCCGGGCGCGGGCAGCGTCGCGTCCGCTGACGATCACGTGTGCGCCCGAGGCGGCCAGGACGCGCGCGGTGGCCTCGCCGATGCCGCCCGTGGACCCGGTGACGATGGCCGTGCGCCCGGCGAGGCGGGTGTCGGTGGGAAGACTGGAGAGCAGGTCGTCGTTGCTGGGTAGGGTCTGCATGGGGCGCCTCCTGGGGCAGTTGCCAGAGCGGTTGTATTGTGCAACTGGTTGCACGCTACCGTAACTGGTGCAATCATGCAAGCAGTGAAACCGGCCGCCCCCCCACCCCCCACCGGAACGCCCCGGTCAGGCTGCCCCGTCAGCCTCGGCCTCGACATCTTCGGAGACCGCTGGACCCTCCTGATCGTGCGCGACCTGATGTTCAGCGGCAAACGCCACTACCGCGAGATGCTCGCCTCCGACGAACATATCTCCTCGAACATCCTCGCCGACCGCCTCAAAACCCTGCTGGGCGAGGGCATCATCACCAAAACCGCCGACCCCACCCACCAGCAGAAAGTCATCTACAGCCTCACCGAGAAGGGCGTCTCACTGCTGCCCATCCTGATGGCGATCAGCGACTGGAGCCACGCCCACCGCCCCGTCAGCGACGCGTACCTTCCCGCGCCCGCCCCGGCGACCCTGCCGCCCGCCTGGCAGCAGGAACTGGACCGCGTGCGCGCCGCGCACCTGAACCCGGAACTGCTGTAGGCCAATCCGTCAGCCCCGGTGCCGTCAGGGCACTTCCTCCTCAGGGCACCTCCCCGAACGCGAGGTACACCCGCGCGACGAACGCCGGGTCGCCCAGCTGCCCGCCCAGCAGCTCCTCGATTCGCTTCAGGCGGTAACGCAGGGTGTTCAGGTGCAGGTTCATCTCATCTGCCAGCACGGCCAGTGAGCCCGTGTGGCCCAGGTAGGCGCGCAGAGTGGCGGCCAGTTTCCCGTCCGGGTCCCCGGCGCGCAGTCGGGCCTGCCAGTCGGCGGCGTGCGCGGCCCGCTCTGGGCTGTCCAGCAGGGGCCGCAGGGGGTCGGGCTGCGTGAAGGTGGCCGACCCGCGCGGCCCGGCGTGCGCGAGGGCCTGCGCCGCCTCCCGCAGCGCCGCGCCCACCGCGCCGGGGTCGGCGTGCGGGCGGCTCACGCCCAGGCGGAACGGGGCGGCTGTGGCGTTCAGCAGCGCCTCGTGCAACCCGGCCGCCCCGGCCGGATCGGCGGCGGGCCACAGCCACACGCTCACGTCACTGTCCCCCTGTGCGCGTACGGCGGTCAGGCTGGTCAGCCCCCGGCGGTAGAAGAAGCCCTCACCGACGCTGCACAGCACGTCCAGCTGCGCCGTGCGGGCCTCCCGCGCGCGGGCTGAACGCGGGGGCGGGCCGTCCAGGCGCAGCGCGGCGACCGTGAAGCCCTCGCCGGGTGGGAGTTGCGCCGCGTCCCCCGAGAGCAGTGCCTCGAACTGCCGCTCGCCGACCCGCCGCCGCGCCGCGCCCGCCGCCGCCGCCTGAAGCCGCGCCAGCCGCAGCAGTTCCGCGATCAGCGCCGCCAGATCCGCCCAGCCGGGATCGGCGCGCAGGTGTAGCGTCCCGACCGGGCGCCGCTCGAACGCCAGGGGCACCTCGGTCAGTTCCGCGCCGTCCGGAGCGTGCCCGGCGTGCGCCACGACGTCGCCCCAGCTGGCCCGCACGGTCACCTCGCCGCCCGTCACCCCTGCCAGCCAGCGGGCCAGCGCCGCCTCCGGTTGCGGGTGGTTCAGGGCGCGCTGCGCGCCGTCCAGCAGGGCGCGCAGGCCCGGCAGGTGCGGCCTTAGCGTGTCTGCCTGGAGGCGAGTGAACGCGGCGCGGACGTCCGCTGCCGGAACGTCAGGCACCGCACGAACAGCCGCTTCCACGTCCAGCACAACCTCATCGCCTGCTGTGTGGGAGAGGCCCAGCGCCTCCCGCAACGCCGCGAGCGTCACCGTCATGCCGTCCACCCCAGCCTGTGCATTGTCGATCTGGGCATTGTCGGATCATACAAAAGCCCTTGTGGTTTCTGTGCATCACGCCGTTGAGCCTCTCGCCCGCGCGGGCCTACGCTGCGGGGAAGCACAACTCACGTTCCGGGCGCATCCCGACGCGCCCCTCTCTGGAGGGTTCATGACCACCATTCCGTCCCCGTCCCCCGTGGACGCCCTGCACGACCGCCTGCGCGAGCCGCTGCGCCACTTCATCGGTGGCGAGTGGGTCAGCGCGCAGTCCGGCGACACCTTCGACTTCCACGCGCCCAGCGACAACCGCGTGCTGGGACAGGCCGCCAGTGGCGACGCGCGCGATATCGACCGCGCCGCGCAGGCCGCGCACGCCGCATTCCCCGCCTGGAAAGCCCTGAGCGGCAAGAAGCGCCGCGCGCTGCTGTACCGCGTCGCCGACCTGATTGAAGCCCGCGCGCACGACATTGCCGTGGCCGAGAGCACCGATACCGGGCAGCCCATCCGCTTCATGAAGAGTGCCGCCGTGCGCGCCGCCGAGAACTTCCGCTTCTTCGCCGACCGCGCCGAGGGCGCCCAGGACGGCCTGAGCCTCCCCACCGACGGTTTCCTGAACTACACCGTCCGCCAGCCCATCGGGCCGGTCGGCGTGATCACCCCCTGGAACACGCCGTTCATGCTGAGTTCCTGGAAGATCGCGCCCGCCCTGGCCGCCGGGTGCACGGTCGTGCACAAACCCGCCGAGTGGAGCCCGGTGACCGCCACGATCCTCGCGGAGATCATGCACGAGGCGGGCATTCCCGCCGGGGTGGTGAACCTCGTGCACGGCTTCGGCGAGAGCGCCGGGAAGGCCCTGACCGAGCACCCGCTGATCCGCGCCATCGCGTTCATCGGCGAGAGCCGCACCGGCAGTCTGATCCAGAAGCAGGGCGCGGACACCCTCAAACGCGTGCACCTCGAACTGGGCGGGAAGAACCCGGTCGTGGTGTTCGACGACGCCGACCTGGACAGGGCGCTGGACGCCGCGATCTTCATGATCTACTCCCTGAACGGACAGCGCTGCACGAGTTCCAGCCGCCTGCTCGTCCAGCGCGGCGTGCACGACCAGTTTGTCGAGCAGCTGGCCGCGCGCGTGGCGAACATCCGCGTGGGCGATCCGCTGGACCCCGCCACCGAGGTCGGCCCACTGATCCACCCCCGGCAGTTCGAGAAGGTCTGCTCGTACTTCGACGCGGCCCGCGCGGACGGCGCGACCATCCGGGTGGGCGGCGAACGCATCGGGGACACCGGGAATTACGTGCGCCCCACCCTCTTTACCGACGCCCGCAACGACATGCGCATCGCCCAGGAGGAGATCTTCGGCCCGGTCCTGACCGTCATCCCGTTCGACACGGACGGGGACGCCCTGCGGCTCGCGAACGACGTGCCGTACGGCCTCGCGGCGTACCTGTGGACGAACGACCTGACCCGCGCGCACACCTTCGCGCACGGCCTGGACAGCGGCATGATCTGGGTGAACAGCGAGAACGTCCGCCACCTCCCCACCCCGTTCGGCGGCATGAAGGCCAGCGGCATCGGCCGCGACGGCGGCGACTACTCCTTCGACTTCTACATGGAAACGAAGAACGTCGCCATCAACCTGGGCGGCCACCGCGCCCAGCAGCTCGGGATGCCCAGCAACAAGGAGAATTGAGATGGCCCGCACCGGACAGCAGTTCCTCGACCGCCTGCGCCTGAACCCGCCCCACCTGTACATCGACGGGCAGCGGGTGGAGGACGCCACCACGCACCCCGCCACGCGCAACATCGCCCATTCGCTGGCCGGGCTGTACGACCTGCAACACGACCCGCGTTACCGTGACGTCCTGACCTTCGAGGAGGGCGGCGAGCGGCACGCGACGGCATTCATGGTGCCCCGCACCAAGGAGGACCTGCGACGGATCGGCGAGGCGCACCGCCTCCGCGCGAACTACTCGCTGGGCACGCTGGGCCGCGCGCCGGACTACATGAACACGAACGTCATGGCCGCCGGGATTGCCAGCGCGTACTTCGACCAGTGCGAGTCCAGCGGCGAGCCGGGCTCGGGCCGGAACTTCAGTGAGAACATGCGCCGCTACTTCGAGTACGTGCGCGACCACGACCTGTGCCTCACGCATGCCCTGACGAACCCGCAGGTGAACCGCAGCAAGCAGGCGTCTGAGCTGCCCGACCCGTACATCGCCATGGGCATCGTCGAGGAAACCGAGGCCGGTGTGATCGTGCGCGGCGCGCGCATGCTCGCCACCCTCCCCATCGCGGACGAGATCCTGATTTTCCCCTCGACCGTGATCAAGGAGAACGGCGACCGCAGCCGCTACGCCA
The Deinococcus seoulensis genome window above contains:
- a CDS encoding PucR family transcriptional regulator, with product MTVTLAALREALGLSHTAGDEVVLDVEAAVRAVPDVPAADVRAAFTRLQADTLRPHLPGLRALLDGAQRALNHPQPEAALARWLAGVTGGEVTVRASWGDVVAHAGHAPDGAELTEVPLAFERRPVGTLHLRADPGWADLAALIAELLRLARLQAAAAGAARRRVGERQFEALLSGDAAQLPPGEGFTVAALRLDGPPPRSARAREARTAQLDVLCSVGEGFFYRRGLTSLTAVRAQGDSDVSVWLWPAADPAGAAGLHEALLNATAAPFRLGVSRPHADPGAVGAALREAAQALAHAGPRGSATFTQPDPLRPLLDSPERAAHAADWQARLRAGDPDGKLAATLRAYLGHTGSLAVLADEMNLHLNTLRYRLKRIEELLGGQLGDPAFVARVYLAFGEVP
- the hpaE gene encoding 5-carboxymethyl-2-hydroxymuconate semialdehyde dehydrogenase; the protein is MTTIPSPSPVDALHDRLREPLRHFIGGEWVSAQSGDTFDFHAPSDNRVLGQAASGDARDIDRAAQAAHAAFPAWKALSGKKRRALLYRVADLIEARAHDIAVAESTDTGQPIRFMKSAAVRAAENFRFFADRAEGAQDGLSLPTDGFLNYTVRQPIGPVGVITPWNTPFMLSSWKIAPALAAGCTVVHKPAEWSPVTATILAEIMHEAGIPAGVVNLVHGFGESAGKALTEHPLIRAIAFIGESRTGSLIQKQGADTLKRVHLELGGKNPVVVFDDADLDRALDAAIFMIYSLNGQRCTSSSRLLVQRGVHDQFVEQLAARVANIRVGDPLDPATEVGPLIHPRQFEKVCSYFDAARADGATIRVGGERIGDTGNYVRPTLFTDARNDMRIAQEEIFGPVLTVIPFDTDGDALRLANDVPYGLAAYLWTNDLTRAHTFAHGLDSGMIWVNSENVRHLPTPFGGMKASGIGRDGGDYSFDFYMETKNVAINLGGHRAQQLGMPSNKEN